A genomic stretch from Limanda limanda chromosome 11, fLimLim1.1, whole genome shotgun sequence includes:
- the dgat1b gene encoding diacylglycerol O-acyltransferase 1b isoform X2, which yields MGDSDAVGPPLLSRRKRATVGRGSSVQPVNGRSAAARQSPVTVGAAGAGGAGGASMVEEAAKSEKRSRRNDMSERLSGCHKTQESLLSSSSGYNNYRGILNWCVVMLVLSNARLFLENLLRYGVLVDPIEVIALFLKDPHSWPAACLVIVSNVFILVALYTERQLSKSSFSEPVGFLVHCINMAVILTFPAAVILLVPSVTPVGGVFALGVYTILLLKLYSYKDVNMWCRELSSVKAKKLVRSMSCPTSQHFNRGDQMVCYPGNLTIRDMYYFVLAPTLCYELNFPRSPKIRMGFLLRRLSEMLFFTQMLVGLTQQWMIPVIASSMKPLEDMDLSLMTERLLRLAVPNHLLWLMFFYWFFHSSMNFTAELLCFGDREFYRDWWNSETVTYFWQNWNIPVHKWCLRHFYKPLLRRGFSKMISQSAVFFLSAFFHEYLLSVPLRMFRLWAFMGMMVQGS from the exons ATGGGGGACTCGGACGCGGTCGGGCCCCCGCTGCTGTCCCGCCGGAAAAGGGCGACGGTCGGGAGAGGCTCGAGTGTGCAGCCGGTGAACGGGAGGTCTGCGGCGGCCCGTCAGAGCCCGGTGACCgtgggagctgctggagctggtggtgctggtggtgctagCATGGTGGAGGAGGCGGCCAAGAGCGagaagaggagccggaggaACGACATGAGTGAACGCCTGAG TGGCTGTCACAAGACACAGGAGTCGCTGCTGAGTTCATCCAGTGGTTACAACAACTACAGAGGAATCCTCAATTGGtgtgtggtgatgctg GTGCTGAGTAATGCTCGCCTCTTCTTAGAAAACCTTTTGAG ATACGGTGTACTGGTGGACCCTATCGAGGTGATTGCCTTGTTTCTGAAGGACCCCCACAGCTGGCCAGCAGCGTGCCTGGTAATTG TGTCCAACGTGTTCATTCTGGTGGCTCTGTACACCGAGCGGCAGCTGTCGAAG AGTTCATTCAGTGAACCTGTGGGATTTCTGGTCCACTGCATTAACATGGCAGTCATTCTAACATTCCCCGCTGCAGTGATCCTGCTGGTCCCCTCCGTGACCCCAG TTGGTGGCGTGTTTGCACTTGGTGTTTACACCATTCTCCTCCTGAAGCTCTACTCCTACAAGGACGTCAACATGTGGTGCAGAGAGTTGAGTTCTGTCAAGGCCAAGAAGCTGGTCAGGTCGATGTCTT GTCCCACATCACAGCATTTCAACAGAGGTGACCAAATGGTGTGTTATCCTGGCAACCTCACCATCAGAG acATGTATTATTTTGTCCTTGCTCCGACTCTGTGCTACGAGCTCAACTTCCCTCGCTCTCCGAAGATTCGCATGGGTTTCCTCCTGAGGAGATTGTCTGAAATG CTGTTCTTCACCCAGATGTTAGTTGGTCTCACGCAGCAG tgGATGATTCCCGTCATTGCAAGCTCCATGAAACCACTGGAG GACATGGATCTGTCCTTAATGACTGAGAGACTCCTGCGATTAGCT GTTCCTAATCACCTGCTGTGGCTCATGTTTTTCTACTGGTTCTTCCACTCGTCGATGAACTTCACTGCCGAGCTGCTGTGCTTTGGAGACAGAGAGTTTTACAGGGACTGGTG GAACTCTGAGACTGTGACATATTTCTGGCAAAACTGGAACATCCCTGTACACAAGTGGTGTCTACG CCACTTTTACAAGCCGCTGCTGAGGAGAGGATTTAGTAAAAtgatcagccaatcagctgtctTCTTCTTGTCGGCTTTCTTCCACGAG taCCTGCTGAGTGTTCCTCTCAGGATGTTCCGACTCTGGGCCTTCATGGGCATGATG